From Mariprofundus sp. NF, the proteins below share one genomic window:
- the eno gene encoding phosphopyruvate hydratase: protein MSEIVKVHGREIFDSRGNPTVEVDVTLAGGAFARAAVPSGASTGSREAVELRDGGSRLAGKGVKNAVANVNGDIAAAVTGMDAADLAALDNALIELDGTPNKGRLGANAILGVSMAVAKAQALENGQSLFRYLGGADANLMPVPCMNVINGGSHADNSIDFQEYMIAPAGASTFAESMDMGAEVFHALKSVLKAGGHITAVGDEGGFAPNLGSNEEGITVILEAIEKAGLKAGSDIVICSDMAASEFYHDGMYVLAGEGNRKLDAAGMVDLIDSLCRQYPIVSIEDGLDENDWDGWKLLTERVGDRVQLVGDDLFVTNPAILQEGIDKGIANALLVKVNQIGTLTETIAAVNMAHDAGYRCMMSHRSGETEDATIADLAVALACGQIKTGSASRSDRMAKYNQLLRIEEELGSAARYAGLAAFGLSS, encoded by the coding sequence GTGAGTGAAATTGTAAAAGTCCATGGACGGGAAATTTTTGATTCGCGCGGTAACCCAACCGTTGAAGTTGATGTGACGCTGGCTGGTGGTGCCTTTGCACGTGCAGCAGTTCCAAGTGGTGCATCCACAGGTTCGCGTGAAGCCGTAGAGCTGCGCGATGGCGGCTCCCGCCTTGCGGGTAAAGGCGTGAAAAATGCTGTTGCCAATGTCAATGGTGATATTGCTGCTGCTGTAACAGGTATGGATGCTGCTGATCTGGCGGCTCTGGATAACGCACTGATCGAGCTTGATGGCACGCCAAACAAAGGACGTCTCGGCGCTAACGCAATTCTTGGCGTATCGATGGCTGTAGCTAAGGCTCAGGCCTTAGAGAATGGTCAGTCACTGTTCCGTTATCTCGGTGGCGCTGATGCCAACCTGATGCCTGTTCCATGCATGAACGTGATCAATGGCGGTTCCCATGCGGATAACAGCATCGATTTTCAGGAGTACATGATTGCACCAGCTGGTGCCTCTACTTTTGCTGAATCGATGGATATGGGCGCTGAAGTGTTCCATGCGCTGAAATCTGTATTGAAAGCCGGTGGTCATATCACAGCTGTAGGAGATGAGGGTGGTTTTGCCCCGAATCTCGGTTCCAATGAAGAGGGTATCACCGTTATTCTTGAAGCGATTGAGAAAGCAGGCCTGAAGGCCGGTTCTGATATCGTTATCTGTTCGGATATGGCTGCATCTGAATTCTACCATGACGGCATGTATGTGCTGGCTGGTGAAGGCAACCGCAAGCTCGATGCTGCAGGCATGGTTGATCTGATCGACTCACTCTGCAGGCAGTACCCGATTGTCTCGATTGAAGATGGACTGGATGAGAATGACTGGGATGGCTGGAAGCTGTTGACTGAACGTGTTGGTGATCGTGTGCAGCTGGTCGGTGATGACCTGTTTGTAACCAATCCTGCGATTCTGCAAGAGGGCATTGATAAGGGCATTGCCAATGCACTGCTGGTGAAGGTCAATCAGATCGGTACGCTGACTGAAACCATCGCTGCTGTGAATATGGCCCATGATGCGGGCTACCGCTGCATGATGAGTCATCGCTCTGGCGAGACTGAGGATGCAACCATTGCTGATCTGGCTGTGGCACTGGCTTGTGGTCAGATCAAGACAGGTTCGGCATCTCGTTCGGATCGTATGGCGAAATACAATCAGTTGCTGCGTATCGAAGAGGAGCTTGGTAGTGCCGCACGTTATGCCGGCCTTGCCGCCTTCGGTCTCTCCTCCTGA
- the kdsA gene encoding 3-deoxy-8-phosphooctulonate synthase, with amino-acid sequence MASVVSVGDIRIANHLPLVLFAGPCVIEGESFTLKTAEAIAAIAADAGVALVFKSSFDKANRTSKDGFRGPGLDEGLKILQRVKSELGLPIITDVHTPEQAKAVAEVADILQTPAFLCRQTDFIQAVAETGKPVNIKKGQFLAPWDMKHVLDKALATGNEQIMLCERGASFGYNNLVSDMRSLLVMKEFGAPLVFDATHSVQQPGGLGGATGGNREFVPGLSQAAVATGIAALFMEVHPNPDEALSDGPNSLALADLPKLLNRLKRFDAIAKEC; translated from the coding sequence ATGGCTTCAGTCGTCTCTGTAGGCGACATCAGGATCGCCAATCACCTGCCATTGGTTCTTTTTGCAGGGCCATGTGTCATTGAAGGTGAATCCTTTACCCTGAAAACAGCCGAAGCGATTGCTGCTATTGCAGCAGATGCCGGTGTGGCGCTGGTGTTTAAATCGAGCTTTGATAAAGCCAACCGTACAAGCAAAGATGGTTTCCGTGGCCCCGGTCTTGATGAGGGGCTGAAGATTCTGCAACGGGTGAAAAGTGAGCTCGGCCTACCGATCATTACCGATGTGCATACACCCGAGCAGGCTAAAGCGGTAGCTGAAGTCGCCGATATACTGCAGACCCCTGCATTTCTCTGTCGACAGACCGATTTTATTCAGGCTGTGGCAGAGACCGGTAAACCTGTGAATATCAAGAAGGGTCAGTTTTTAGCCCCCTGGGATATGAAACATGTGCTCGATAAGGCACTGGCGACCGGTAATGAGCAGATTATGCTCTGCGAACGAGGTGCCAGTTTCGGCTACAATAATCTGGTCTCGGATATGCGCTCGCTGCTGGTGATGAAAGAGTTTGGCGCACCACTTGTGTTTGATGCTACCCATTCGGTACAACAGCCGGGTGGACTTGGTGGTGCTACCGGCGGCAATCGCGAATTTGTACCGGGCTTGTCACAGGCGGCTGTCGCCACTGGTATTGCGGCACTGTTTATGGAGGTGCATCCGAATCCGGATGAGGCGCTCTCCGATGGCCCGAATTCACTGGCTCTGGCTGATCTTCCGAAGCTGTTAAACAGGCTGAAACGGTTCGATGCCATTGCCAAAGAGTGTTGA
- a CDS encoding four helix bundle protein: MKRSHHELRAWQEAMNFVETVYQITSGFPDHEKFGLTSQIERAAVSVPSNIAEGAGRSGEKEFLRFLYIARGSLCEIETQLLIAQRLGYVSNMEKVMDEMNILFGLLGGLINSLQKRGDA; the protein is encoded by the coding sequence GTGAAACGCTCTCATCATGAGTTACGTGCATGGCAGGAAGCCATGAACTTTGTTGAAACTGTTTATCAGATCACCTCGGGTTTTCCGGATCATGAGAAATTCGGACTGACTTCTCAAATAGAGAGGGCAGCTGTTTCAGTGCCAAGTAACATTGCAGAGGGAGCAGGACGAAGTGGAGAAAAGGAGTTTCTCAGGTTTCTCTATATCGCACGTGGTTCACTGTGTGAGATTGAAACACAATTGCTGATCGCTCAGCGTCTGGGGTATGTTTCAAACATGGAAAAAGTGATGGATGAGATGAATATACTGTTTGGTTTGCTCGGTGGCCTGATTAATTCGCTTCAAAAAAGAGGTGATGCATGA
- the purL gene encoding phosphoribosylformylglycinamidine synthase, with the protein MTDQTSSTHIITLKGKSALSDFRRDKLLASIRALGLTDTAIQADFIHVAEVNMAWGADDTSRLAELLGDEVQLFGDHAADNLFIVVPRVGTISPWSSKATDIADLCGLDALVRLERGIVYHISGVPQALHAEVSALLHDRMTESVLSDVNELESLFAHHAPAPLVKIDLLGGGRTALETANRELGLALAEDEIDYLLENFLALERNPSDAELMMFAQANSEHCRHKIFNADWVIDGETMDRSLFAMIRNTHQLNPEGTLVAYSDNSSVIEGGKSKRFYPDRDGHYKAHDDDLHILMKVETHNHPTAISPFAGAATGSGGEIRDEGATGIGSKPKAGLCGFSVSNLRIPGFEQPWEVDYGKPDRIVSALDIMIDGPIGAAAFNNEFGRPNLAGYFRTYEQEVGGELRGYHKPIMIAGGVGNIDARHVHKKEVPVGSLIIQLGGPAMLIGLGGGAASSMDTGANAESLDFDSVQRGNPEMERRCQEVLDRCCQMGDNNPILFIHDIGAGGLSNAVPELIDDAGRGGWVDLRAVHNMEPGMSPMQIWCNEAQERYMLAIAPESRALFTELCERERCLFAVLGEAKEQRDLTVHDPEFDNQPVDISLSVLLGKPPKMVRDVTHAPSKHEALDLSAIDLNEAVGRVMRLPAVGSKEFLITIGDRSITGLVARDQMVGRWQVPVADVAVTATDYTNYTGEAMCMGERTPIAVLDAPASGRMAIGEALTNVAAAAIEKIGDIKLSANWMAACGHEGEDARLFDTVKAVGMELCPELGISIPVGKDSLSMKSVWQHEDGKREMFSPLSLIISAFAPVSDIRKTLTPELQLDQGDSDLILLDLGDGQHRLGGSALAQVYGVTGESVPDVDDSTLLKSFFNGIQRLNSEGLLLAYHDRSDGGLFATLAEMAFAARTGLKIHLETLMGDHCGDETRILFSEELGAVIQIRRADREKVLAHLADLGLAHVAHIIGHPRTDGRIVMACHDHAVYSENVQTLQQVWAETSYRMQALRDNPICAEEAFGAITNAGDQGLFAELGFDPQEDITAPYIGKARPKMAVLREQGVNGQVEMAAAFDRAGFDCVDLHMSDIISGRRELEEFQGLVACGGFSFGDVLGAGRGWANSVMFNARARDQFDAFFHRSDSFALGVCNGCQMMSGLKTIIPGAESWPSFERNRSEQFEARLLQVEVLQSPSIFLDGMAGSKMPLVVAHGEGRAEFATAQQQANVVSALCYLGPDGLAANSYPHNPNGSPDGLTGFTTADGRFTIMMPHPERLFRSSQYSWKPEGWGEDGPWMRMFRNARKWC; encoded by the coding sequence ATGACCGATCAGACCTCCTCAACCCATATCATTACACTCAAAGGTAAAAGTGCTCTCTCCGACTTCCGGCGAGATAAGCTGCTTGCTTCGATTAGGGCGCTGGGCCTTACCGATACAGCAATTCAGGCTGACTTTATCCATGTCGCCGAAGTCAACATGGCCTGGGGTGCCGATGACACCAGCCGTCTGGCCGAACTGCTGGGTGATGAAGTCCAACTGTTTGGGGATCATGCTGCGGATAATCTGTTTATTGTGGTGCCGCGTGTCGGCACGATCAGTCCATGGTCATCCAAGGCGACCGATATCGCCGATCTCTGTGGTCTTGATGCGCTGGTTCGACTGGAGCGTGGCATTGTCTACCATATCAGTGGTGTGCCACAGGCGTTGCACGCTGAGGTTTCCGCACTCCTTCATGATCGCATGACTGAATCAGTACTCTCTGATGTCAATGAACTTGAATCTCTCTTTGCCCATCATGCACCGGCACCGCTGGTGAAAATCGATCTGCTGGGTGGTGGTCGTACTGCCCTTGAAACGGCCAATCGTGAACTGGGACTGGCACTGGCTGAAGATGAGATCGATTACCTGCTTGAAAATTTCCTGGCACTGGAACGTAATCCGTCCGATGCCGAGTTGATGATGTTTGCCCAGGCTAACTCCGAGCACTGCCGTCACAAGATTTTCAATGCCGACTGGGTGATTGATGGCGAGACAATGGATCGATCACTGTTTGCGATGATCCGCAATACTCATCAGCTCAATCCTGAAGGCACGCTGGTTGCCTACAGTGACAACTCTTCGGTGATTGAAGGCGGAAAGTCCAAGCGTTTCTATCCTGATCGCGATGGTCACTACAAAGCACATGATGATGATCTGCACATTCTGATGAAGGTGGAGACGCACAATCATCCCACTGCCATCTCTCCGTTTGCCGGTGCTGCTACCGGTTCCGGTGGTGAGATTCGTGATGAAGGCGCAACCGGTATCGGCTCCAAACCGAAGGCCGGATTGTGCGGTTTCTCCGTATCCAATCTGCGTATCCCCGGTTTTGAGCAGCCATGGGAAGTCGATTACGGTAAACCTGATCGTATTGTCTCCGCACTTGATATTATGATTGATGGCCCGATTGGCGCTGCCGCATTTAATAATGAATTTGGTCGTCCGAATCTGGCTGGATACTTCCGCACCTATGAGCAGGAGGTGGGTGGAGAGCTGCGCGGTTATCATAAGCCGATCATGATCGCCGGTGGCGTTGGTAATATCGATGCCCGCCACGTGCACAAAAAAGAGGTGCCGGTTGGCAGCCTGATCATCCAGCTGGGTGGCCCTGCTATGTTGATCGGCCTTGGTGGCGGTGCAGCTTCAAGTATGGATACCGGAGCTAATGCCGAGTCCCTCGATTTCGATTCCGTACAACGCGGCAATCCTGAGATGGAGCGTCGTTGTCAGGAGGTGCTCGACCGCTGCTGTCAGATGGGTGATAACAATCCGATTCTCTTTATCCATGATATCGGGGCTGGTGGCCTCTCCAATGCTGTGCCTGAGCTGATTGATGATGCTGGTCGTGGTGGCTGGGTTGATCTGCGTGCTGTGCACAATATGGAACCGGGCATGAGCCCGATGCAGATCTGGTGTAATGAGGCGCAGGAACGCTACATGCTGGCAATCGCACCTGAATCACGCGCCCTGTTTACCGAGCTGTGTGAGCGCGAACGCTGTCTGTTTGCTGTGCTTGGTGAAGCAAAAGAGCAGCGCGATCTTACTGTTCATGATCCAGAGTTCGATAATCAGCCGGTAGATATCTCACTGAGTGTACTGCTCGGCAAGCCACCAAAGATGGTTCGCGACGTCACTCATGCGCCAAGTAAACATGAAGCATTGGATTTGAGCGCGATTGACCTGAATGAAGCGGTTGGTCGTGTTATGCGCCTGCCTGCAGTCGGCAGTAAAGAGTTTTTGATCACCATTGGTGATCGCTCTATCACAGGTCTTGTAGCCCGCGATCAGATGGTTGGCAGATGGCAGGTGCCGGTAGCCGATGTGGCGGTGACTGCAACTGACTATACGAACTATACAGGTGAAGCGATGTGCATGGGTGAGCGTACCCCTATTGCCGTGCTGGATGCACCGGCATCCGGTCGTATGGCGATTGGTGAGGCGCTGACCAATGTGGCGGCAGCTGCAATTGAAAAAATCGGTGACATCAAACTGTCGGCCAACTGGATGGCGGCTTGTGGTCATGAGGGTGAGGATGCACGTCTGTTTGATACCGTAAAAGCGGTGGGTATGGAGCTATGCCCGGAACTCGGTATCTCCATCCCGGTGGGAAAAGATTCACTCTCCATGAAATCGGTCTGGCAGCATGAGGATGGCAAACGTGAGATGTTTTCACCGCTCTCGCTGATTATCTCCGCATTTGCACCGGTGAGTGATATTCGCAAAACACTTACGCCTGAACTGCAACTGGATCAGGGCGACAGTGATCTGATTCTGCTCGATCTGGGTGATGGCCAACACCGACTTGGTGGCTCTGCACTGGCGCAGGTTTATGGTGTAACCGGTGAATCGGTTCCTGATGTTGATGATTCGACTCTACTTAAATCATTCTTCAATGGTATCCAGCGCCTGAATAGTGAAGGGCTGCTGCTGGCTTATCATGATCGCTCCGATGGCGGTCTGTTTGCCACGCTGGCGGAGATGGCCTTTGCTGCCCGCACAGGTTTGAAAATCCATCTGGAAACATTAATGGGTGATCACTGCGGAGATGAGACACGTATACTCTTCTCCGAGGAGCTGGGTGCAGTGATTCAGATCCGTCGTGCTGATCGTGAAAAGGTACTGGCACATCTTGCTGATCTTGGACTTGCACATGTGGCTCATATCATCGGTCATCCGCGTACAGATGGTCGCATCGTGATGGCCTGCCATGATCACGCTGTTTACAGTGAAAATGTACAGACGTTGCAGCAGGTCTGGGCAGAGACCAGTTACCGTATGCAGGCGCTGCGTGATAATCCCATCTGTGCTGAAGAGGCGTTCGGCGCGATTACCAATGCGGGTGATCAAGGCTTGTTTGCAGAGCTTGGCTTTGATCCGCAAGAGGATATCACTGCCCCCTATATCGGTAAGGCGAGGCCGAAAATGGCTGTGCTCAGGGAGCAGGGGGTAAACGGTCAGGTTGAGATGGCTGCGGCCTTTGATCGGGCCGGATTCGACTGTGTCGATCTGCATATGTCCGATATTATCAGCGGGCGCAGGGAGCTTGAGGAGTTTCAGGGGCTTGTTGCGTGTGGCGGATTCTCCTTTGGTGATGTGCTCGGGGCCGGACGTGGCTGGGCCAATTCGGTGATGTTCAATGCACGTGCTCGCGATCAGTTTGATGCGTTTTTCCATCGCAGTGACTCGTTTGCGCTGGGTGTCTGCAACGGTTGCCAGATGATGAGTGGTCTGAAAACCATTATTCCGGGCGCTGAGAGCTGGCCGAGTTTTGAGCGTAATCGCTCAGAACAGTTTGAAGCACGTCTGCTGCAGGTTGAAGTACTTCAGTCGCCTTCAATCTTCTTGGATGGGATGGCTGGATCGAAAATGCCACTGGTTGTCGCGCATGGTGAGGGCAGAGCGGAATTTGCTACGGCTCAGCAGCAGGCCAATGTAGTTTCAGCGCTGTGTTATCTTGGTCCTGACGGTTTGGCTGCAAACAGTTATCCGCATAATCCGAACGGCTCGCCGGATGGTCTGACCGGCTTCACCACGGCCGATGGCCGCTTCACGATTATGATGCCGCATCCCGAGCGCCTGTTCCGTAGTTCTCAGTATTCATGGAAGCCGGAAGGGTGGGGTGAAGATGGGCCTTGGATGCGGATGTTCCGCAATGCCAGAAAATGGTGCTAA
- a CDS encoding CTP synthase — protein MNNNTRFVFVTGGVVSSLGKGIAAASLAALFEARGLKITMQKLDPYINVDPGTMSPFQHGEVFVTDDGAETDLDLGHYERFTHATMSKRSNFTSGRIYESVIRRERRGDYLGATVQVIPHITDAIKNAILSLRSEDVDIALVEIGGTVGDIESQPFLEAIRQLRFDLGRKNTAYIHLTLLPYIKSAGEIKSKPTQHSVQKLREIGIQPDVLLCRSEHPIPKGQKDKIALFCNVDRDAVIDAPDVDTIYGVPLKLREGGLGTVVLDHFGIETPEPDLSVWENICREIREPEQEISIAMVGKYVELADAYKSVNEALIHGGMSNGVRVKIKYFDAESLEKSGTDCLQGMDGILVPGGFGERGTEGKIAAIRYARENDVPFLGICLGMQLAVVEFARHVAGLEKAISSEFDERAEQPVIALMTEWDQEGSRVQRDFDSDLGGTMRLGGYPCKVIEGTSAFAAYGESEVRERHRHRYEFNNTYRAQLEEAGLIVSGTLPDNSLVEMVEVADHPWFVACQFHPEFLSRPYKPHPLFAAFVGASKEKATI, from the coding sequence ATGAATAATAATACTCGATTCGTTTTTGTAACCGGCGGGGTGGTCTCATCACTCGGCAAAGGTATCGCTGCCGCCTCTCTTGCGGCTCTCTTTGAAGCGCGTGGTCTGAAGATCACGATGCAGAAGCTCGACCCCTATATTAATGTGGATCCCGGTACCATGAGTCCATTCCAGCACGGTGAGGTTTTTGTCACCGATGATGGCGCAGAGACCGACCTCGATCTGGGTCACTATGAACGTTTCACCCACGCTACCATGTCCAAGCGTTCCAACTTCACCAGCGGCCGTATCTATGAGTCGGTGATTCGTCGTGAACGCCGCGGTGACTATCTAGGCGCAACTGTACAGGTGATCCCGCATATTACCGATGCGATCAAGAATGCGATTCTCTCTCTCCGTTCTGAAGATGTGGATATCGCACTGGTTGAGATTGGTGGCACTGTGGGTGATATCGAATCACAGCCGTTCCTGGAAGCGATCCGTCAGCTGCGTTTTGATCTGGGTCGTAAAAATACCGCCTACATTCATCTTACCCTGCTGCCTTACATCAAATCGGCCGGTGAGATTAAATCCAAGCCTACCCAGCACTCGGTGCAGAAACTGCGTGAAATCGGTATCCAGCCGGATGTCCTACTCTGCCGTTCCGAGCATCCGATTCCAAAGGGCCAGAAAGATAAGATTGCCCTGTTCTGTAATGTTGATCGCGATGCCGTCATTGATGCGCCTGATGTCGACACGATTTATGGCGTACCGTTGAAACTGCGCGAAGGTGGTCTGGGTACCGTAGTACTTGACCATTTCGGCATTGAGACACCTGAGCCGGATCTCTCGGTCTGGGAGAACATCTGCCGAGAGATCAGGGAGCCTGAGCAGGAGATCAGCATTGCCATGGTTGGCAAGTATGTTGAACTCGCTGATGCTTACAAATCGGTCAATGAAGCGCTGATCCATGGCGGCATGAGCAACGGCGTGCGTGTTAAAATCAAATATTTCGATGCTGAATCACTGGAGAAGTCGGGTACCGACTGTCTGCAAGGTATGGATGGTATTCTGGTGCCGGGTGGTTTCGGTGAGCGTGGTACTGAAGGCAAGATTGCAGCGATCCGTTATGCCCGTGAAAATGACGTACCGTTCCTCGGCATCTGTCTGGGTATGCAGCTGGCCGTGGTTGAGTTTGCCCGCCATGTTGCAGGCCTTGAAAAAGCGATCAGTAGTGAGTTTGATGAACGCGCTGAGCAGCCTGTGATTGCACTGATGACCGAGTGGGATCAGGAAGGTAGTCGTGTTCAGCGTGATTTTGATAGTGATCTGGGCGGCACGATGCGTTTGGGTGGTTATCCCTGCAAAGTGATAGAAGGTACCTCTGCTTTTGCTGCCTATGGCGAGAGTGAAGTGCGTGAACGTCATCGTCACCGTTATGAGTTTAACAACACCTACCGTGCACAGTTGGAAGAGGCTGGCCTGATTGTATCAGGCACACTGCCTGATAATTCGCTGGTGGAGATGGTAGAGGTCGCCGATCATCCATGGTTTGTTGCCTGTCAGTTCCATCCTGAGTTCCTGTCGCGTCCATACAAACCGCATCCTCTGTTTGCAGCATTTGTAGGTGCCAGTAAAGAGAAGGCGACGATCTGA
- a CDS encoding septum formation initiator family protein yields the protein MKLAGRWLFWGLSSVGLCYMVWSLVFSDHGYLVYRQEAMQTGMLREELKELLADRERLAEEVLRLRNDPDALEELVHRELGYVYPDEIMLIMPEGRSSEVSGVKREGSKR from the coding sequence GTGAAATTAGCAGGTCGCTGGCTCTTCTGGGGGCTCTCCAGCGTTGGCCTCTGTTACATGGTTTGGAGTCTGGTGTTTTCCGATCACGGTTATCTGGTCTATCGCCAGGAAGCGATGCAGACCGGTATGCTCAGGGAAGAGCTGAAAGAGCTTCTGGCTGATCGGGAACGACTGGCTGAAGAGGTGCTTCGACTTAGGAATGATCCTGATGCACTTGAGGAGCTGGTGCACCGTGAGCTGGGATATGTCTACCCGGATGAGATTATGCTGATTATGCCGGAAGGCAGAAGCAGTGAGGTGTCAGGCGTGAAGCGTGAGGGGAGCAAGCGGTGA